The Streptomyces sp. P9-A4 genome contains a region encoding:
- a CDS encoding glutamate ABC transporter substrate-binding protein, giving the protein MQRTHRTLVALALLLAATAALGGCGKEGSPPVKGPQPDQLPVYQVQSDFTLPDSATWNRAKKRGRLIVGAKEDQPYMGEKDPATGRYSGFDIEIAKMMAASLGFDPAGIDFRTIASANRETALQNGQIDYYVGTYTINDNRKKLVGFAGPYYLAGQSLLVRTDETDIAGPQDLAGKRVCSAAGSTPYQRIQKDYPKAELVAYDTYSACVDNLLTYQVDAVTTDDTILMGYAAKVPDELKVVGKPFSEEPYGIGVPHGDNALRFALDDAIAAHEKNGDWKKAYDATLGLSGVPAPKPPAIDRYPAS; this is encoded by the coding sequence ATGCAGCGTACGCACCGCACCCTGGTCGCGCTCGCCCTGCTGCTCGCCGCGACGGCGGCGCTCGGCGGCTGCGGCAAGGAGGGCAGCCCGCCCGTCAAGGGCCCGCAGCCCGACCAACTCCCCGTCTACCAGGTCCAGTCGGACTTCACCCTGCCCGACTCCGCCACCTGGAACCGGGCGAAGAAGCGCGGCCGGCTGATCGTCGGCGCCAAGGAGGACCAGCCCTACATGGGCGAGAAGGACCCGGCCACCGGCCGGTACTCCGGCTTCGACATCGAGATCGCCAAGATGATGGCGGCCTCCCTCGGCTTCGACCCGGCCGGCATCGACTTCCGTACGATCGCCTCGGCCAACCGCGAGACCGCCCTGCAGAACGGTCAGATCGACTACTACGTCGGCACCTACACCATCAACGACAACCGCAAGAAGCTCGTCGGCTTCGCCGGGCCCTACTACCTGGCCGGCCAGTCACTCCTGGTCCGCACCGACGAGACCGACATCGCGGGACCCCAGGACCTGGCCGGCAAACGCGTCTGCTCGGCCGCCGGCTCGACCCCGTACCAGCGGATCCAGAAGGACTACCCGAAGGCCGAACTCGTCGCCTACGACACGTACTCGGCCTGCGTGGACAATCTGCTGACCTACCAGGTCGACGCGGTGACCACCGACGACACGATCCTGATGGGCTACGCCGCCAAGGTCCCCGACGAACTCAAGGTCGTCGGCAAGCCGTTCTCCGAGGAGCCGTACGGCATCGGCGTCCCGCACGGGGACAACGCGCTGCGCTTCGCGCTCGACGACGCCATCGCCGCCCACGAGAAGAACGGCGACTGGAAGAAGGCGTACGACGCCACCCTCGGCCTCTCCGGGGTCCCGGCCCCGAAGCCGCCCGCCATCGACCGATACCCGGCGAGCTGA
- a CDS encoding amino acid ABC transporter permease has protein sequence MDVLTQNFSLYGKGFLGTVELTVYASALALVLGFVMASFRVAPVGSFRVFGTVWVTILRNTPLTLLFFAVMLGLPRFGLVLPFEVFAVLALGCYTSAFICEVLRSGINTVPLGQGEAARSLGMNFTQTLGTVVLPQAFRTVIPPIGSTLIALAKNSAIAGAFSVTELLGTYKTLSELGYNIVWTFVWIAVGYLIITLTISALFHVMEKRWGVAR, from the coding sequence ATGGATGTCCTGACCCAGAACTTCTCGCTCTACGGCAAGGGATTCCTCGGTACCGTCGAGCTCACCGTCTACGCCTCGGCGCTGGCCCTCGTCCTGGGCTTCGTCATGGCCTCCTTCCGGGTCGCGCCCGTGGGCTCCTTCCGGGTCTTCGGCACCGTCTGGGTCACCATCCTGCGCAACACCCCGCTGACCCTGCTGTTCTTCGCGGTCATGCTCGGCCTGCCCCGGTTCGGACTCGTGCTGCCCTTCGAGGTGTTCGCCGTCCTCGCGCTCGGCTGCTACACCTCGGCCTTCATCTGCGAGGTCCTGCGCTCCGGCATCAACACCGTGCCGCTCGGCCAGGGCGAGGCGGCGCGCAGCCTCGGCATGAACTTCACCCAGACCCTCGGCACCGTCGTCCTGCCCCAGGCCTTCCGCACGGTCATCCCGCCGATCGGCTCCACCCTGATCGCCCTCGCCAAGAACTCGGCCATCGCGGGGGCGTTCAGCGTCACCGAACTCCTCGGCACCTACAAGACCCTGAGCGAACTCGGCTACAACATCGTCTGGACCTTCGTCTGGATCGCCGTCGGATACCTGATCATCACCCTCACCATCAGCGCCCTCTTCCACGTGATGGAGAAGCGCTGGGGAGTCGCCCGATGA
- a CDS encoding amino acid ABC transporter permease, with translation MTQSTALYDIPGPHARRRHLLYGLASTVVILALAGWILYLLFDNEQFTSTKWSPFLYKGIQELLLRGLANTLKAFAYASVLSLALGAVLATGRLSEHRALRWVSTVLVEFFRAMPVLVMIFFIFVALKVQPLPALVAGLALYNGSVLAEVFRTGIHAVARGQGEAAYALGMRKTQVMTYVLVPQAVRAMLPAIISQLVVALKDTSLGYLITYEEFLHAGKLIASNLDYDLPFIPVVMVISPIYIGMCMLLSWFATWVARRERHSPKTKAVEVAPAEPGTLLPGPQ, from the coding sequence ATGACCCAGTCCACCGCCCTCTACGACATCCCGGGCCCGCACGCCCGGCGGCGCCACCTGCTCTACGGCCTCGCGTCCACCGTGGTGATCCTCGCGCTGGCCGGCTGGATCCTCTATCTCCTCTTCGACAACGAGCAGTTCACCTCCACCAAGTGGTCCCCCTTCCTCTACAAGGGGATCCAGGAACTGCTGCTGCGCGGCCTCGCCAACACCCTCAAGGCCTTCGCCTACGCCTCGGTGCTCTCCCTCGCCCTCGGCGCGGTCCTCGCCACCGGGCGCCTCTCCGAACACCGGGCGCTGCGCTGGGTGTCGACCGTGCTCGTCGAGTTCTTCCGCGCCATGCCCGTCCTCGTGATGATCTTCTTCATCTTCGTGGCGCTCAAGGTGCAGCCGCTGCCCGCGCTCGTCGCCGGACTGGCCCTCTACAACGGCTCCGTGCTCGCGGAGGTCTTCCGCACCGGTATCCACGCCGTCGCACGCGGCCAGGGCGAGGCCGCGTACGCGCTCGGCATGCGCAAGACGCAGGTCATGACCTACGTCCTGGTGCCGCAGGCCGTCCGCGCGATGCTGCCCGCCATCATCAGCCAGCTGGTGGTGGCCCTCAAGGACACCTCGCTCGGCTACCTCATCACCTACGAGGAGTTCCTGCACGCGGGCAAGCTGATCGCCTCCAACCTGGACTACGACCTGCCCTTCATCCCGGTCGTGATGGTGATCTCGCCGATCTACATCGGGATGTGCATGCTGCTCTCCTGGTTCGCCACCTGGGTGGCCAGGAGAGAGCGCCACAGTCCGAAGACGAAGGCCGTCGAGGTCGCTCCGGCCGAACCGGGGACGCTGCTGCCGGGACCGCAGTAG
- a CDS encoding CocE/NonD family hydrolase → MRTSLALAASAALVAGAALGLAPAAQAGTNTADGIRFVDIPGDGGTVLKANVITPSGAGPHPLIVLPTSWAMPQIEYLAQAKQLADSGYVVVSYNSRGFWQSGGEIETAGPKDIADASEVIDWALANTPADPAHIGMAGVSYGAGISLLAAAHDSRIKAVAALSGWADLIDSIYSGRTQHLQATGLLGGLGYITGRPGPELQQILGDFLSSNLDKEDEMIAWGRERSATTYLNRINANGAAIMLGNAWGDTIFPPNQYASFYEKLTGPKRLEFRPGDHATAEATGLFGLPNDTWTSAHRWFDRYLKGADNGIDREQPVQLKSRSTGAYEGYPDWKSVNADRRKFGLGGTQRVRANVDSGANGGITLLTNALDQFLRTPPVVSVPLLPRAFAGVWQSERYDTPQRVRGTVTVHTTVTSTEESGTLVAYLYDVGPLGVGKLVSNAPYTFHDRTPGEPFGVDLELFSTAYDVPAGHRLALVVDTVDPLYIEHNPTGAQLTFSSPSADPSYVSVPLRKE, encoded by the coding sequence GTGCGCACATCCCTGGCCCTCGCCGCCTCGGCCGCTCTCGTGGCCGGGGCGGCCCTCGGGCTCGCCCCCGCCGCCCAGGCCGGCACGAACACGGCCGACGGCATCCGCTTCGTCGACATCCCCGGAGACGGCGGCACCGTCCTCAAGGCGAACGTCATCACCCCCTCCGGAGCCGGCCCGCACCCGCTCATCGTGCTCCCCACCAGCTGGGCCATGCCCCAGATCGAGTACCTGGCCCAGGCCAAGCAGCTCGCCGACTCCGGCTACGTCGTGGTGAGTTACAACTCACGCGGCTTCTGGCAGTCCGGCGGCGAGATCGAGACGGCCGGCCCCAAGGACATCGCCGACGCCTCCGAGGTGATCGACTGGGCCCTCGCGAACACCCCCGCCGACCCCGCCCACATCGGCATGGCGGGTGTCTCGTACGGCGCCGGGATCAGCCTCCTCGCTGCCGCCCACGACTCCCGGATCAAGGCCGTCGCCGCCCTCAGCGGCTGGGCCGACCTCATCGACTCCATCTACAGCGGCCGCACCCAGCACCTCCAGGCCACCGGACTGCTCGGTGGACTCGGGTACATCACCGGACGCCCAGGCCCCGAACTCCAGCAGATCCTGGGCGACTTCCTCTCGTCGAACCTCGACAAGGAGGACGAGATGATCGCCTGGGGCCGCGAGCGGTCCGCCACCACCTATCTGAACCGGATCAACGCCAACGGCGCCGCGATCATGCTCGGCAACGCCTGGGGCGACACCATCTTCCCGCCCAACCAGTACGCGAGCTTCTACGAGAAGCTCACCGGCCCCAAGCGGCTGGAGTTCCGCCCCGGCGACCACGCCACCGCCGAGGCCACCGGCCTGTTCGGGCTGCCCAACGACACCTGGACCAGCGCCCACCGCTGGTTCGACCGCTACCTCAAGGGCGCCGACAACGGCATCGACCGCGAGCAGCCCGTCCAGCTCAAGTCCCGGTCCACCGGCGCCTACGAGGGCTACCCGGACTGGAAGTCCGTCAACGCCGACCGGCGGAAGTTCGGCCTCGGCGGTACGCAGCGGGTGCGGGCGAACGTCGACTCCGGCGCCAACGGCGGCATCACCCTGCTCACCAACGCCCTGGACCAGTTCCTCCGCACCCCACCCGTCGTCTCCGTCCCCCTGCTCCCCCGCGCGTTCGCCGGCGTCTGGCAGTCCGAGCGGTACGACACCCCGCAGCGGGTGCGCGGCACGGTGACCGTGCACACCACCGTCACCTCCACCGAGGAGAGCGGCACCCTCGTCGCGTACCTCTACGACGTGGGCCCGCTCGGCGTCGGCAAGCTGGTCAGCAACGCCCCGTACACCTTCCACGACCGGACCCCGGGCGAGCCGTTCGGCGTCGACCTGGAGCTGTTCTCCACGGCGTACGACGTACCGGCCGGGCACCGGCTCGCGCTGGTCGTCGACACCGTCGACCCGCTCTACATCGAGCACAACCCGACCGGCGCGCAGCTGACCTTCTCCTCCCCCTCGGCCGACCCGTCGTACGTGTCGGTACCGCTGCGGAAGGAGTGA
- a CDS encoding cytochrome P450 has product MGNTVDAPDVFDPRIYAAGIPHDRFRALRDRAPVARQDEPEILGWPAGPGFWAVTRHADVVRVLKDSGTYSSCLGATQIRDPDPADLPFIRRMMLNQDPPEHGSLRRLVSRAFTPGRIERFGATARERARQLLAAAVDAGGEVDLVRAVTDDYALLNLTDLLGVPASDRELLHTWTERVIAYQDPDEPPVLDAEGRPVNPRSPAMLAEMFDYAQQLAAHKRAHPADDIMSVLAASELADAELEMFFFLLTVAGNDTVRSAAPGGLLALAEHSDEQHRLWNGEVSMDTAVDELLRVHPPVLSFRRTAAHDTELAGQPIRRGDKVVVFHASANHDERVFPDPHRLDLGRDPNPHVSFGDGPHVCLGAHFARLQLRVLHEEVRRACGGLEPAGPPRRLVSNFINGIKSLPVRLREPSAPRG; this is encoded by the coding sequence GTGGGGAACACGGTCGACGCACCCGACGTCTTCGATCCGCGGATCTACGCCGCAGGCATCCCGCACGACCGCTTCCGCGCGCTCCGCGACCGCGCCCCCGTCGCCCGCCAGGACGAGCCCGAGATCCTCGGCTGGCCCGCCGGTCCCGGGTTCTGGGCCGTCACCCGGCACGCCGACGTCGTCCGGGTGCTCAAGGACTCGGGGACGTACTCCTCGTGCCTCGGCGCCACCCAGATCCGCGACCCCGACCCCGCCGACCTGCCCTTCATCCGGCGCATGATGCTCAATCAGGACCCACCGGAACACGGCTCGTTGAGGCGGCTCGTCAGCCGCGCCTTCACCCCCGGGCGGATCGAGCGCTTCGGCGCGACCGCGCGGGAGCGGGCCCGGCAGCTGCTCGCTGCGGCGGTCGACGCCGGGGGAGAGGTGGACCTCGTCCGGGCCGTCACCGACGACTACGCCCTGCTCAACCTGACCGATCTGCTCGGCGTCCCCGCGAGCGACCGGGAGCTGCTCCACACCTGGACCGAGCGCGTCATCGCGTACCAGGACCCCGACGAGCCGCCGGTCCTCGACGCCGAGGGGAGACCGGTCAACCCCCGCTCACCCGCCATGCTGGCCGAGATGTTCGACTACGCCCAGCAGCTCGCCGCCCACAAGCGCGCCCACCCCGCCGACGACATCATGAGCGTCCTCGCCGCCTCCGAACTCGCCGACGCCGAACTGGAGATGTTCTTCTTCCTGCTCACCGTCGCCGGGAACGACACCGTCCGCAGCGCCGCCCCCGGCGGACTCCTCGCCCTCGCCGAACACTCCGACGAACAGCACCGGCTGTGGAACGGCGAGGTCTCCATGGACACGGCCGTGGACGAACTCCTTCGGGTCCACCCGCCCGTGCTCTCCTTCCGTCGCACCGCCGCCCACGACACGGAACTCGCCGGACAGCCGATCCGGCGCGGCGACAAGGTCGTCGTCTTCCACGCCTCCGCCAACCACGACGAGCGCGTCTTCCCCGACCCGCACCGCCTCGACCTCGGCCGCGACCCGAACCCGCACGTCTCCTTCGGCGACGGCCCGCACGTCTGCCTCGGCGCCCACTTCGCCCGGCTTCAGCTCCGGGTGCTCCACGAAGAGGTGCGCCGGGCCTGCGGCGGCCTGGAACCCGCCGGACCTCCCCGGCGCCTCGTCTCCAATTTCATCAACGGAATCAAGTCGCTGCCGGTTCGGCTGCGGGAGCCGTCAGCGCCTCGCGGGTGA
- the ggt gene encoding gamma-glutamyltransferase: MRRSAAGKVSVLAVAATVLSMGAAAPPTAPPTAAPPPVKAPVAVGYGGAVASVDSDASAAGVEVLRKGGNAVDAAVAVAAALGVTEPYSAGIGGGGYFVYYDAKSRTVRTIDGRETAPRSAGAGLFQENGAPIPFEEGMTSGLGVGTPGTPATWQTALDAWGSKRLGALLEPAERLAREGFTVDDTFRAQTAGNEARFRDFPATSELFLPGGQLPVVGSVFKNPDLARTYEKLGREGVGALYRGPLARDIVDTVRTPPVREGATRKVRPGDLTERDLAAYRPEFRKPTKVSYRGLDVYGMAPSSSGGTSVGEALNILEGTDLAAASPAGYLHRYIEASRIAFADRGRWVGDPAFEQVPTRGLLSQRYADSRACLIRDDAALTSPLAPGDPSSPVPCASGGTAAPTTYEGENTTHLTVADKWGNIVAYTLTIESTGGSGITVPGWGFLLNNELTDFSFAPANPAVHDPNLPGPGKRPRSSISPTIVLDGHGRPVLALGSPGGATIITTVLQTLTGVVDRGLPLVDAIAAPRASQRNQATTELEPALWNSPVRAELEAIGHGFRQNPEIGAATGVQRLPDGRWVAAAETVRRGGGSAMVVRPAR; the protein is encoded by the coding sequence ATGCGTCGCTCCGCCGCTGGCAAGGTCTCTGTTCTCGCCGTCGCGGCGACGGTGCTCTCGATGGGTGCCGCCGCCCCGCCCACGGCCCCGCCGACCGCCGCGCCGCCACCGGTCAAGGCACCGGTCGCCGTCGGGTACGGCGGCGCCGTCGCCAGTGTCGACTCCGACGCCTCCGCCGCCGGCGTCGAGGTGCTCCGCAAGGGCGGCAACGCCGTGGACGCCGCCGTCGCCGTCGCGGCGGCCCTCGGCGTCACCGAGCCCTACTCGGCGGGCATCGGAGGTGGCGGCTACTTCGTGTACTACGACGCGAAGAGCCGCACCGTGCGGACCATCGACGGACGCGAGACCGCGCCCCGCTCCGCCGGCGCCGGCCTGTTCCAGGAGAATGGCGCGCCGATCCCCTTCGAGGAGGGCATGACGAGCGGCCTCGGCGTCGGCACCCCCGGCACCCCGGCGACCTGGCAGACCGCACTCGACGCCTGGGGCAGCAAGCGGCTCGGCGCGCTGCTCGAACCCGCCGAGCGGCTGGCCCGCGAGGGCTTCACCGTCGACGACACCTTCCGCGCGCAGACCGCCGGCAACGAAGCGCGCTTCCGTGACTTCCCCGCCACCTCCGAGCTGTTTTTGCCGGGCGGCCAACTGCCCGTCGTCGGCTCCGTGTTCAAGAACCCCGACCTGGCCCGTACGTACGAGAAGCTCGGCCGGGAAGGCGTCGGCGCGCTCTACCGGGGGCCGCTCGCCCGGGACATCGTCGACACCGTCCGCACGCCCCCGGTCCGTGAGGGCGCCACCCGGAAGGTCCGCCCCGGCGACCTGACGGAGCGTGACCTCGCCGCGTACCGGCCCGAGTTCCGCAAGCCCACGAAGGTCTCGTACCGCGGACTCGACGTCTACGGGATGGCCCCCTCCTCCTCCGGCGGCACCAGCGTCGGCGAGGCGCTCAACATCCTGGAGGGCACCGACCTCGCCGCCGCCTCACCGGCCGGCTATCTGCACCGGTACATCGAGGCCAGCCGGATCGCCTTCGCCGACCGGGGCCGCTGGGTCGGCGACCCGGCCTTCGAGCAGGTGCCCACGCGCGGTCTGCTCTCCCAGCGGTACGCCGACTCCCGGGCCTGCCTGATCCGGGACGACGCCGCCCTGACCAGCCCCCTCGCGCCCGGCGACCCGAGCAGCCCGGTGCCGTGCGCGAGCGGCGGGACGGCGGCCCCGACCACGTACGAGGGGGAGAACACCACTCACCTCACGGTGGCCGACAAGTGGGGCAACATCGTCGCCTACACCCTGACCATCGAGTCCACCGGCGGCAGCGGGATCACCGTGCCCGGCTGGGGCTTCCTGCTCAACAACGAGCTGACCGACTTCTCCTTCGCCCCGGCGAACCCGGCGGTCCACGACCCGAACCTGCCCGGCCCCGGCAAGCGGCCGCGCTCCTCGATCTCCCCGACGATCGTCCTCGACGGGCACGGCAGGCCCGTCCTCGCGCTCGGCTCGCCGGGCGGCGCCACCATCATCACGACGGTCCTCCAGACGCTCACCGGGGTCGTCGACCGGGGTCTGCCGCTCGTCGACGCCATCGCCGCCCCGCGCGCCAGCCAGCGCAACCAGGCGACCACCGAACTCGAACCGGCCCTGTGGAACAGCCCGGTCAGGGCCGAACTGGAGGCGATCGGGCACGGCTTCCGGCAGAACCCGGAGATCGGCGCGGCGACGGGCGTGCAGCGGCTGCCGGACGGCCGCTGGGTGGCCGCCGCGGAGACGGTCCGCAGGGGAGGCGGCTCGGCCATGGTCGTACGGCCGGCGCGGTGA